A region from the Cannabis sativa cultivar Pink pepper isolate KNU-18-1 chromosome 9, ASM2916894v1, whole genome shotgun sequence genome encodes:
- the LOC133031123 gene encoding phytochrome-associated serine/threonine-protein phosphatase isoform X1 → MDLDQWISKVKEGQHLLEDELQLLCEYVKEILIEESNVQPVNSPVTVCGDIHGQFHDLMKLFQTGGHVPETNYIFMGDFVDRGYNSLEVFTILLLLKARYPANITLLRGNHESRQLTQVYGFYDECQRKYGNANAWRYCTDVFDYLTLSAIIDGTVLCVHGGLSPDIRTIDQIRVIERNCEIPHEGPFCDLMWSDPEDIETWAVSPRGAGWLFGSRVTSEFNHINNLDLVCRAHQLVQEGLKYMFQDKGLVTVWSAPNYCYRCGNVASILSFNENMEREVKFFTETEENNQMRGPRTGVPYFL, encoded by the exons ATGGATTTGGACCAGTGGATCTCGAAGGTCAAGGAAGGCCAGCACCTTTTGGAGGACGAGCTTCAACTTCTCTGCGAATAC GTTAAAGAGATTCTAATTGAGGAATCTAATGTGCAACCTGTAAATAGTCCAGTCACTGTTTGCGGTGATATTCATGGTCAGTTCCACGATCTCATGAAACTTTTCCAAACTGGTGGCCATGTCCCAGAGAccaattacatatttatg GGTGATTTTGTTGATCGAGGGTACAATAGTCTTGAAGTTTTCACAATTCTTTTGCTTCTTAAAGCTAG ATATCCAGCAAACATAACACTTTTGCGTGGAAACCATGAAAGCAGGCAACTGACCCAG GTGTATGGTTTTTATGACGAGTGCCAGAGGAAGTATGGAAACGCTAATGCATGGCGGTATTGTACAGATGTTTTTGATTATTTGACGCTCTCAGCAATCATAGATGGCACT GTACTTTGCGTTCATGGCGGTCTTTCTCCTGATATTCGAACTATTGATCAG ATAAGAGTAATTGAGCgaaattgtgaaattcctcATGAGGGACCATTTTGTGATCTTATGTGGAGTGATCCTGAAGATATTGAAACGTGGGCAGTCAGTCCACGTGGAGCAGGTTGGCTCTTTGGATCCAGAGTCACTTCTGAG TTTAACCACATAAACAATCTTGATCTGGTCTGTCGAGCGCACCAGCTTGTACAAGAAGGTTTGAAGTACATGTTCCAAGACAAAGGCCTTGTTACG GTCTGGTCTGCGCCCAATTACTGTTACCGATGCGGAAACGTGGCATCTATATTGAGTTTTAATGAGAATATG GAGAGAGAGGTGAAATTTTTTACCGAAACAGAGGAGAATAACCAGATGAGAGGACCTAGGACAGGAGTTCCGTATTTCTTATAG
- the LOC133031123 gene encoding phytochrome-associated serine/threonine-protein phosphatase isoform X2: protein MDLDQWISKVKEGQHLLEDELQLLCEYVKEILIEESNVQPVNSPVTVCGDIHGQFHDLMKLFQTGGHVPETNYIFMGDFVDRGYNSLEVFTILLLLKARYPANITLLRGNHESRQLTQVYGFYDECQRKYGNANAWRYCTDVFDYLTLSAIIDGTVLCVHGGLSPDIRTIDQLRVIIMHVK, encoded by the exons ATGGATTTGGACCAGTGGATCTCGAAGGTCAAGGAAGGCCAGCACCTTTTGGAGGACGAGCTTCAACTTCTCTGCGAATAC GTTAAAGAGATTCTAATTGAGGAATCTAATGTGCAACCTGTAAATAGTCCAGTCACTGTTTGCGGTGATATTCATGGTCAGTTCCACGATCTCATGAAACTTTTCCAAACTGGTGGCCATGTCCCAGAGAccaattacatatttatg GGTGATTTTGTTGATCGAGGGTACAATAGTCTTGAAGTTTTCACAATTCTTTTGCTTCTTAAAGCTAG ATATCCAGCAAACATAACACTTTTGCGTGGAAACCATGAAAGCAGGCAACTGACCCAG GTGTATGGTTTTTATGACGAGTGCCAGAGGAAGTATGGAAACGCTAATGCATGGCGGTATTGTACAGATGTTTTTGATTATTTGACGCTCTCAGCAATCATAGATGGCACT GTACTTTGCGTTCATGGCGGTCTTTCTCCTGATATTCGAACTATTGATCAG TTACGAGTCATTATCATGCATGTAAAATAG